In a single window of the Bradyrhizobium erythrophlei genome:
- a CDS encoding invasion associated locus B family protein, with product MDIRLMYSSARSTWYQFLTTGLLVVFAGTPLTRVDAQQLVPFGDVPATGNFSEAEIATRGRQPDRPLTYTPWRKVCFKATQEAGSKMVCRTTMNGKWDTGQIAIRVDLIERDGDPVARLQIFMPPGSFLQPGIKLTVDQGSPVQIPYVICLTNGCVAGSVATASLIHDLESGQMLVLETVNSNVVGVTNSLPLKEFAEVHQGAPAQIFEQRLEGDWEH from the coding sequence ATGGACATTCGGCTTATGTACTCATCGGCAAGGTCAACTTGGTATCAATTCCTGACCACTGGACTACTTGTGGTATTCGCGGGGACCCCACTGACGAGGGTCGACGCACAACAACTTGTACCATTTGGCGACGTACCGGCGACCGGGAATTTTTCCGAGGCAGAGATCGCCACTCGGGGACGACAGCCAGATCGCCCGCTAACGTACACGCCGTGGCGCAAGGTATGTTTCAAGGCCACCCAGGAGGCCGGGTCGAAAATGGTTTGTCGCACGACCATGAACGGTAAATGGGACACGGGTCAGATCGCAATCAGAGTCGATCTGATCGAACGAGACGGCGATCCGGTTGCTCGCCTGCAGATTTTTATGCCCCCTGGATCATTCTTGCAGCCCGGCATCAAATTGACTGTTGACCAGGGCTCGCCCGTGCAAATTCCCTATGTCATTTGTCTCACCAATGGTTGCGTAGCCGGAAGTGTAGCGACTGCTAGCTTAATTCATGATCTGGAGTCAGGTCAGATGCTGGTCTTAGAGACTGTTAATTCCAATGTTGTCGGTGTGACCAACTCACTTCCCCTCAAGGAGTTCGCCGAAGTTCACCAGGGAGCACCGGCGCAAATATTTGAGCAGAGACTTGAGGGGGATTGGGAGCATTAG
- a CDS encoding alpha/beta hydrolase family protein has protein sequence MFLILPNLVMAGPASEQPTAPQVHEEVWAIPSSPVPMLAYLIRPIGGGPFPLVVMNHGVSLDAKERSFFPVIEFRDAALWFARRGYVVVAPVRPGYGATAIEIPERGLFGLFFSGVGKCSDAEFREAGLAVASIDKWIIEYMSTQSFIKRDEVVIVGQSGGGWGSIALASQNPESVRAIIGFAAGRGGHLNGKPNSNCAPDQLVDAVTEFGRTARVPMLWIYTHNDSYFGPDLSKRLAEAFRAAGGNVEYHLLSDFGTDGHFLIDSADAVQLWAPVVSEFLAKHP, from the coding sequence ATGTTCCTCATTCTGCCAAATCTGGTGATGGCAGGACCGGCGTCCGAGCAGCCCACGGCGCCCCAGGTTCACGAGGAGGTTTGGGCGATTCCTTCCTCGCCCGTGCCGATGCTCGCGTATTTGATCCGACCCATCGGAGGCGGTCCATTTCCGCTCGTTGTGATGAACCATGGAGTTTCGCTCGATGCGAAGGAGCGAAGCTTCTTTCCCGTGATTGAATTCCGTGACGCCGCACTTTGGTTTGCGCGGCGGGGCTACGTGGTGGTCGCACCTGTACGCCCTGGATACGGTGCTACTGCGATCGAAATCCCCGAGCGGGGGCTGTTCGGGCTTTTTTTCTCGGGCGTGGGAAAATGTTCGGATGCCGAGTTTCGTGAAGCGGGGCTTGCTGTCGCGTCGATTGACAAGTGGATCATCGAGTACATGTCAACTCAGTCATTTATCAAGCGCGATGAAGTCGTCATTGTCGGCCAATCCGGGGGTGGTTGGGGATCGATTGCGCTTGCCAGTCAAAATCCGGAATCCGTGCGGGCGATCATCGGCTTTGCAGCCGGCCGCGGTGGTCATCTCAATGGCAAACCCAACAGCAACTGTGCCCCTGATCAGCTAGTCGATGCCGTTACCGAATTTGGCCGCACGGCGCGCGTTCCAATGTTATGGATCTACACCCATAACGACAGCTATTTTGGACCTGATCTGTCAAAGCGGTTGGCGGAAGCGTTTCGGGCCGCAGGCGGAAATGTCGAGTATCATCTGTTATCTGATTTTGGAACGGACGGCCATTTTTTGATTGACTCGGCCGACGCCGTTCAGCTCTGGGCGCCTGTTGTCAGCGAATTCCTGGCCAAACATCCATGA
- a CDS encoding PLD nuclease N-terminal domain-containing protein, which produces MFFVQEGFTYRNFLMDMIGVFAFVVWFWLLVVIYGDLFRRHDISGWGKALWVLVLILFSYFGIFAYLITQGRGMAERNAQQAQQARDELRRIVGFSVADEITKLDQLKKSGSITDVEYGRLRAKLV; this is translated from the coding sequence ATGTTCTTCGTTCAAGAAGGCTTCACCTATCGAAATTTCCTGATGGATATGATTGGGGTGTTCGCATTTGTCGTATGGTTCTGGCTTTTGGTTGTAATCTACGGCGACCTGTTCAGGCGTCACGACATCTCCGGTTGGGGTAAAGCGCTATGGGTGCTAGTGCTGATTTTATTCTCCTACTTCGGCATCTTTGCCTACCTAATCACCCAAGGCAGAGGCATGGCCGAACGTAACGCTCAGCAGGCTCAACAGGCACGCGATGAATTGCGACGCATCGTTGGCTTTAGTGTCGCAGACGAAATTACCAAGCTTGATCAGCTGAAAAAGTCGGGATCGATAACCGACGTCGAGTACGGACGTCTTCGCGCCAAGCTGGTCTAG
- a CDS encoding TetR/AcrR family transcriptional regulator — protein MPLTTGQGGAHGGGDMRRKPAGRLHRIAEGAATILSQRGYRLAQMADVARECDLSAGALYGYVEGKEALLHLALSYVFEIEPDESDLPYRISSPSETLNLLKHEIKRDAIWPVLSERLQKPGNGPHTEDIAEVAAELFDMMHRRRRAIWLLDRCAKDVPEIAALYVKHVKVRYLRDLEALISRGQSGRRIYRDVDAASAARGVLEMVAWFAMHRLRDIVPLPCSEEKARGAAISLAVHALCRSPVNPRTRLESLKE, from the coding sequence ATGCCGCTGACGACCGGTCAAGGCGGTGCGCACGGAGGTGGTGACATGCGACGGAAACCAGCGGGGCGCCTGCATCGGATCGCGGAGGGCGCCGCGACCATCCTCAGCCAGCGGGGCTATCGGCTGGCGCAGATGGCCGACGTCGCGCGGGAATGCGATCTCTCGGCGGGAGCGCTCTATGGCTACGTCGAAGGCAAAGAGGCGCTCCTGCATCTGGCGCTGTCGTATGTGTTCGAGATTGAGCCGGACGAAAGCGATCTTCCTTATCGTATCAGTTCCCCGAGCGAGACACTCAATCTGCTCAAGCATGAGATCAAGCGAGATGCGATATGGCCTGTTCTCTCGGAGAGACTACAGAAGCCGGGGAACGGTCCGCACACGGAGGACATCGCAGAAGTGGCAGCCGAGCTCTTTGACATGATGCATCGTCGGCGCCGCGCGATTTGGCTGCTCGATCGATGTGCTAAAGACGTTCCAGAGATCGCCGCGCTCTACGTGAAGCACGTGAAAGTCCGATATCTCAGGGATCTCGAGGCCTTGATTTCCCGCGGCCAGAGTGGTCGGCGGATATATCGCGATGTGGACGCAGCGAGCGCCGCTCGCGGCGTCCTCGAGATGGTCGCATGGTTTGCGATGCACAGGCTGCGCGATATCGTCCCTTTGCCGTGCTCCGAGGAAAAAGCGCGCGGGGCCGCGATCTCACTGGCCGTGCACGCTTTGTGTCGGTCGCCGGTCAATCCTAGGACTCGTCTTGAATCGCTCAAGGAGTGA
- a CDS encoding cysteine hydrolase, with amino-acid sequence MFTCALALLASIPGDAPAQLRTPSPVGGAALLVLDLQVDFVDPAGRLPISRDQISPVLAAANRAIGAARSGHLAAAYIGNEYGFWDIPGNWFRRGAAMKNSLGSALDPLVTRIAGAPYFAKHRGDAFSNDALERFLVSNDIGRVVLAGVYADACIYCTARSAINRGYRVTVLADAVGAASDEDRRAALLSLSRLGVEVETVADFESEIAHQR; translated from the coding sequence ATGTTTACCTGTGCGCTAGCACTCCTCGCGAGCATCCCGGGGGACGCGCCGGCACAACTGCGAACGCCGTCGCCGGTCGGCGGAGCGGCTCTCCTCGTGCTTGACCTGCAAGTGGATTTCGTCGATCCGGCAGGACGGCTGCCGATTTCACGCGATCAGATCTCTCCTGTGCTGGCCGCCGCCAACCGGGCGATCGGCGCCGCGAGAAGTGGACATCTGGCAGCAGCCTACATCGGCAACGAATACGGTTTCTGGGACATTCCCGGCAATTGGTTTCGCCGTGGTGCGGCGATGAAGAATTCCTTGGGCAGCGCGCTCGACCCACTCGTAACGCGCATCGCCGGGGCGCCGTACTTCGCCAAGCATCGGGGCGACGCTTTCTCGAACGATGCGCTCGAGCGCTTTCTCGTGTCCAACGACATTGGAAGGGTGGTTCTCGCCGGCGTCTATGCCGACGCTTGCATCTATTGCACGGCGCGATCCGCGATAAACCGGGGATACCGCGTGACAGTGCTCGCCGATGCGGTGGGTGCCGCAAGCGATGAGGATCGACGCGCGGCACTCCTATCGCTGTCACGGCTCGGGGTAGAGGTCGAGACGGTCGCCGATTTTGAGTCGGAGATCGCTCACCAGCGATAA
- a CDS encoding methyltransferase: MANARLYGFWGSLTEALRTGEVQNENKGGGENVFAAVYADPDRLRGFLTAMSGISAGAAHAIAANFPWSDKKTFMDLGSAQGMVPATLARAHPHLTGIGFDLPVVKPVFEEFIAHRGVTDRAVSRWKFLRGPSAES, from the coding sequence ATGGCAAATGCCCGGCTCTATGGCTTCTGGGGATCGCTCACGGAGGCCCTGCGCACCGGTGAAGTGCAGAACGAGAATAAGGGTGGAGGAGAAAACGTCTTTGCGGCAGTGTATGCCGATCCGGATCGGCTGCGGGGGTTTCTGACCGCGATGAGTGGAATAAGTGCGGGCGCGGCCCACGCCATCGCCGCCAACTTCCCATGGAGCGACAAGAAGACCTTCATGGATCTTGGTTCAGCTCAGGGCATGGTACCCGCCACTCTCGCCCGCGCCCATCCCCACCTCACCGGCATCGGCTTCGACCTTCCCGTAGTCAAGCCCGTCTTCGAGGAATTTATTGCTCACCGCGGGGTGACTGACCGTGCGGTTTCAAGGTGGAAATTTCTTCGAGGACCCTCTGCCGAAAGTTGA
- a CDS encoding methyltransferase has product MGHILHDWDLAQKKVLLGKTFDALPKGGAVVVYDAIIDDDRRENTFGLMMSLNMLIETAGGFDYTGEDCQAWMREVGFSKTRVEPLVGPDSMVIGLK; this is encoded by the coding sequence ATGGGTCACATCCTCCATGATTGGGACCTTGCCCAGAAAAAGGTGCTTCTCGGCAAGACATTTGACGCTCTTCCGAAAGGCGGCGCAGTCGTCGTTTATGATGCCATCATCGATGATGATCGCCGCGAAAACACCTTCGGTCTCATGATGAGCTTGAATATGCTGATCGAAACTGCCGGTGGGTTCGACTATACGGGAGAGGACTGTCAGGCTTGGATGCGCGAAGTCGGATTCTCAAAAACGCGGGTCGAACCGCTTGTTGGCCCGGATTCGATGGTGATCGGATTGAAGTAG
- a CDS encoding alkaline phosphatase family protein: MRGFRNFFLSTAAIAAATLACGVTVTQADDGDGHSQRHGYKHVLLISVDGMHSIDLKRWIETHPGGNFAKLADNGVVYSNAYTTAPSDSYPGMLAQVTGATPKGGGLFYDDSYDRTEYPAKAFYTSQGLPDPGCVGNPGTELTNFEALDKSYNYSTALVADFTGGGTVGQVYTQLDPDHMQRKLVNGKCVPVFPHDYVRTNTIFEVIKGAGRRAVWSDKHPAYEDLAGPSGTGLDELYAPEINSQDTLDQGAQTGDDYTTSYTGVRTYDSMKVQAVLNWIDGYNGARTQKQSVPAIFGTNFQAVSVGQKLAKAGNADSDKSLIGGYADAQATPGNALTLQFQFVDDALGKFINELKAQNLYDSTLIIVSAKHGQSPINVRDRVAISDALYSGAPGFGSHGFEICDDTAYVWLSPELQQATNPATGHPYYADAKAYIQAHAADLHITKLLDRDELTRLYEDPFHNSRVPDFIALTDHGVICTGGSKLAEHGGWSQDDRNVALVMSSPHIKHARIVDDTTFTTQIAPTILDALDLDPRSLQAVREEGTQSLMRD, encoded by the coding sequence ATGCGTGGTTTTCGTAATTTTTTCCTGTCAACTGCCGCGATCGCAGCGGCAACACTCGCCTGCGGCGTCACGGTCACACAGGCGGATGACGGCGACGGCCATTCACAACGGCACGGCTACAAGCACGTGCTCTTGATCAGCGTCGATGGCATGCACTCCATCGACCTGAAACGCTGGATCGAAACCCACCCGGGCGGCAACTTTGCCAAGCTCGCCGACAATGGCGTTGTCTACTCCAACGCTTACACGACCGCTCCGTCGGACAGCTATCCGGGCATGCTGGCGCAGGTCACCGGCGCCACGCCGAAGGGCGGCGGACTGTTCTATGACGACAGCTACGACCGCACCGAATATCCCGCCAAAGCCTTCTACACCAGCCAGGGGCTTCCGGACCCGGGTTGCGTGGGCAACCCAGGAACCGAGCTCACCAACTTCGAGGCGCTCGATAAGAGCTACAATTACTCGACCGCGCTGGTGGCCGACTTTACCGGAGGTGGCACAGTGGGTCAGGTCTACACGCAGCTCGATCCCGACCACATGCAGCGCAAGCTGGTCAACGGCAAGTGCGTCCCCGTCTTTCCGCATGACTATGTGCGAACCAACACGATTTTCGAAGTCATCAAGGGAGCCGGACGGCGTGCGGTGTGGTCGGACAAGCATCCGGCCTACGAGGATTTGGCGGGCCCGTCGGGCACTGGCCTCGACGAACTTTATGCGCCGGAGATCAACTCGCAGGATACGCTCGATCAGGGTGCCCAGACCGGCGACGACTACACCACCAGCTATACCGGCGTCCGCACCTATGACTCGATGAAAGTGCAGGCGGTGCTGAACTGGATCGACGGCTATAACGGCGCGCGAACCCAGAAGCAGTCCGTCCCCGCGATCTTCGGCACGAACTTCCAGGCGGTCAGCGTTGGCCAGAAGCTTGCCAAGGCGGGCAACGCGGATTCCGACAAGTCACTCATCGGTGGCTATGCCGATGCCCAGGCGACCCCCGGCAATGCGCTCACGCTGCAATTCCAGTTCGTAGACGATGCGCTCGGCAAGTTCATCAACGAACTCAAGGCTCAGAATCTCTATGATTCGACGCTGATCATCGTCAGTGCCAAGCACGGCCAGTCGCCGATCAACGTCAGGGATCGTGTGGCGATCTCCGATGCGCTGTATAGCGGTGCGCCCGGTTTCGGCTCCCACGGCTTCGAGATCTGTGACGACACGGCGTACGTCTGGTTGTCGCCGGAACTGCAACAGGCGACCAATCCGGCGACCGGTCATCCCTACTATGCGGATGCCAAGGCCTACATCCAGGCCCACGCAGCTGACCTGCATATCACGAAGTTACTCGACCGCGACGAACTGACCCGGCTCTACGAGGATCCGTTCCACAACAGCCGCGTGCCGGACTTCATCGCCCTCACCGATCACGGCGTCATCTGCACCGGCGGGAGCAAGCTTGCCGAACATGGCGGCTGGTCCCAGGACGATCGCAATGTGGCGCTGGTGATGTCTTCGCCTCACATCAAGCACGCAAGGATCGTCGACGACACTACCTTCACCACGCAGATTGCGCCGACGATCCTCGACGCGCTCGACCTTGACCCGCGCAGCCTCCAGGCGGTTCGCGAGGAAGGCACTCAGTCCCTGATGCGCGACTAA
- a CDS encoding nitroreductase family deazaflavin-dependent oxidoreductase, which yields MAEYVPSPRNWVREQVELYESSGGTKGTTLSDTGLPVVIVTHVGNKTGAIRKTPLMRVKDGSNYVLIGSQGGAPTDPAWVHNLRVNPNVEIRDETVVRPMRVREVKDDRERTRLWKLAVAAFPPYADYQERTNRRIPVFVAEQNGSPAS from the coding sequence ATGGCGGAGTATGTTCCTAGTCCCCGAAACTGGGTGCGCGAGCAGGTCGAGCTTTACGAAAGTAGTGGTGGAACGAAAGGCACCACGTTAAGTGACACCGGACTGCCCGTCGTCATCGTGACGCACGTCGGCAATAAGACCGGCGCCATCCGAAAGACCCCGCTCATGCGCGTAAAGGATGGCAGTAATTACGTCCTAATCGGGTCACAGGGCGGCGCGCCAACCGATCCAGCCTGGGTGCATAATCTCCGGGTCAATCCGAATGTGGAAATTCGGGACGAGACCGTCGTGCGACCAATGCGAGTGCGTGAGGTCAAGGACGACCGTGAACGGACTCGGCTCTGGAAGCTCGCTGTGGCGGCGTTTCCGCCTTACGCGGACTACCAAGAACGCACTAATCGCCGGATACCCGTGTTTGTTGCAGAGCAGAATGGTTCTCCAGCTTCTTAA
- a CDS encoding metallophosphoesterase: MAQKYYFVSDLHMGGDGQLQHCDYAAEFIEFLKELEKEGPDTEFLIVGDTFGFWELTLVRGVERLAHIIQAHQAIFDQLRATGARIKVTMMVGNHDYDLACDPVFVEKLQAYNIHLDSSLVLIRPVGDKRIWIEHGQQRDQFNSFPEYGNAYALPVGYFITETFVSGASRYSDFGRGDWLKDIRSVGTMQIPDWMLSNYFYREMSMALRWVLMPFLLLAGVTVIAILGEILRVAGIFDYNIIFHNPLMSRLGIIDNVLQVVITINSLFLILFGIPALVVERDLMRTLHRFRLQTSHGVTPNLDSEAPYLKGAQEVFQADDKVAVFIFGHTHSAFLRRLGPAGQVVINTGTWLKLLSRVPVRLGLLPAVYHPSYRLNYFRIEKENDQLVIDYVEIPKTPERELTWLQRLVILGNVPKSPEAIPARTTIDL, translated from the coding sequence TTGGCACAGAAGTATTACTTTGTCAGTGACCTGCACATGGGTGGCGACGGTCAATTGCAGCATTGCGATTACGCCGCCGAGTTCATCGAATTCCTGAAGGAGTTGGAAAAGGAAGGCCCCGACACCGAGTTTCTGATCGTGGGCGACACGTTTGGCTTCTGGGAGCTCACGCTTGTGCGCGGGGTTGAAAGGCTTGCGCACATCATACAGGCGCACCAGGCGATTTTCGATCAACTCAGGGCCACCGGCGCGCGCATCAAGGTGACCATGATGGTCGGGAATCACGATTATGATCTCGCTTGCGATCCGGTCTTTGTGGAGAAACTGCAGGCATACAACATCCATCTGGACTCGAGCCTGGTGCTGATCCGCCCGGTGGGCGACAAGAGGATATGGATCGAACACGGACAGCAGCGCGATCAGTTCAACAGCTTTCCCGAATATGGCAACGCTTACGCTCTCCCGGTGGGCTACTTCATCACGGAAACCTTCGTCAGCGGAGCCAGCCGGTATTCGGACTTCGGCCGGGGAGACTGGCTCAAGGACATCCGCTCCGTAGGCACGATGCAGATTCCCGACTGGATGCTGTCGAACTACTTTTACCGCGAGATGAGCATGGCGCTACGCTGGGTGCTGATGCCCTTCCTGCTGCTGGCCGGCGTCACGGTGATAGCGATTCTCGGGGAAATCCTTCGGGTCGCGGGCATCTTTGATTACAATATCATATTTCACAACCCGCTGATGAGCAGGCTGGGGATCATCGACAACGTCCTGCAGGTCGTGATCACGATCAATTCCCTGTTTTTGATTTTGTTCGGTATCCCTGCGTTGGTCGTCGAACGTGACCTCATGCGAACGTTGCATCGCTTTCGTCTACAGACGAGCCACGGAGTGACCCCGAACCTCGATTCGGAAGCGCCCTACCTAAAAGGGGCTCAGGAGGTTTTCCAAGCGGATGACAAGGTAGCGGTGTTCATTTTCGGACACACGCATTCGGCGTTCCTGAGGCGACTGGGTCCCGCCGGTCAAGTCGTCATCAATACCGGTACGTGGCTGAAGCTATTGTCCCGTGTTCCGGTGCGCCTTGGCTTGTTGCCCGCGGTCTACCATCCTTCGTATCGCTTGAATTACTTCCGGATCGAGAAGGAAAACGACCAACTCGTGATTGACTATGTCGAAATTCCCAAGACGCCTGAGCGCGAACTGACTTGGCTGCAGCGTCTCGTGATCCTGGGGAATGTGCCTAAGTCACCAGAAGCAATCCCCGCAAGGACGACTATCGATCTGTAA
- a CDS encoding AI-2E family transporter, translating to MNLTRPVAFWIAVLVAVVVAVVLLREVLLPFVAGMLLAYLLDPLATRLERLGMNRLIATLTIVGSFVAGVAALIILTAPVVVGELAFFIDNFPLYIKRVQGLATDPNRPWLSKLVGEGLGYAEQSVGELTTLATAWLRDFLRSVWTGGRALISAFSLLVVTPIVACYLIYDWKKMVAVIDNWIPPAQRDTVRALAREIDGTIGGFVIGQGTLCLILAVFYATALSLLGLKHGLLIGIAAGLISFVPYLGSLSGFVISMCVAIAQFWPHWAVIWIVPAIFFVGQTLSDYLLSPYFVGRRVNLNAVWIMFALFAFGYLFGFVGLLIAVPVASAIGVLTRFALQRYYESFLYTAVPRATVTDAVRLTPSDKKMD from the coding sequence ATGAACCTCACTCGGCCCGTCGCCTTCTGGATTGCGGTATTGGTGGCGGTCGTCGTCGCCGTCGTTCTATTGCGTGAAGTCCTGCTGCCTTTCGTCGCCGGCATGCTACTGGCGTATCTACTTGATCCTCTGGCCACCCGGCTGGAACGGCTCGGAATGAACCGCCTCATTGCGACGCTAACCATCGTTGGGTCGTTCGTTGCCGGTGTGGCCGCACTTATTATTCTGACCGCTCCGGTCGTTGTCGGTGAGCTTGCCTTTTTCATCGATAATTTTCCGCTCTACATCAAAAGGGTGCAGGGGCTCGCGACCGATCCAAATCGGCCGTGGCTGAGCAAGCTTGTCGGAGAAGGCCTAGGCTACGCCGAGCAGTCGGTCGGGGAACTGACCACATTGGCGACTGCCTGGCTCCGCGATTTTCTGCGTTCGGTTTGGACCGGAGGCCGGGCGCTGATCTCGGCCTTTTCCCTCCTGGTGGTGACCCCGATCGTTGCCTGCTATCTCATCTATGATTGGAAGAAGATGGTGGCGGTTATCGATAACTGGATACCGCCGGCGCAACGCGATACCGTCCGGGCTCTTGCTCGCGAGATCGACGGCACAATCGGCGGCTTTGTGATCGGTCAGGGCACGCTGTGCCTGATCCTCGCGGTATTCTACGCGACAGCACTGTCCTTGCTCGGGCTCAAGCATGGGCTCCTGATCGGCATTGCGGCAGGACTGATAAGCTTCGTGCCGTATCTCGGCTCGCTGAGCGGGTTCGTCATATCGATGTGTGTTGCGATTGCACAGTTCTGGCCGCATTGGGCCGTCATCTGGATCGTCCCGGCGATCTTCTTCGTCGGCCAGACGCTGTCAGACTATTTGCTGTCGCCCTATTTCGTCGGCCGGCGCGTCAACTTGAATGCGGTCTGGATCATGTTTGCGCTGTTCGCATTCGGGTACCTGTTCGGGTTTGTCGGCCTTTTAATTGCCGTGCCGGTTGCGTCCGCTATCGGCGTGCTGACGCGCTTCGCGTTACAACGATATTACGAAAGCTTCCTTTATACGGCCGTCCCGAGGGCAACTGTGACAGATGCGGTTAGATTGACGCCTTCCGACAAGAAGATGGACTGA
- a CDS encoding tetratricopeptide repeat protein, with product MTNLMIRIVTLATCSIALIAAFSVTPVVAAGGSDLGGGEANYSGTNQRSAYPPSSYPKRSGTRATHAPKAKKARQSLFDDPAFAHGYRAAYATIYDRNDYAGAIEQLKALGHDDNANVANLIGYSYRKLGDFKLSQVWYERALKADPNHVLTWQYYGLWQIEQGNRDQAQYHLSRIAAICGTGCEEYRSLAAALEKPPGTGLVY from the coding sequence ATGACCAACTTGATGATCAGGATTGTGACGCTGGCAACGTGTTCGATTGCGCTGATCGCTGCGTTCTCGGTCACTCCGGTTGTTGCGGCCGGGGGCAGCGATCTAGGCGGCGGTGAGGCAAACTATAGCGGGACGAACCAACGCTCCGCTTATCCGCCTTCGTCGTACCCGAAGCGGTCGGGCACCAGGGCCACTCACGCCCCCAAGGCCAAGAAAGCCAGGCAGTCCCTTTTCGACGACCCCGCCTTCGCTCATGGGTACCGCGCCGCCTACGCGACGATCTATGACCGCAACGATTATGCTGGCGCGATCGAGCAGCTAAAGGCGCTCGGCCATGACGACAACGCAAATGTCGCCAATCTGATCGGCTACTCCTATCGCAAGCTCGGCGACTTCAAGCTTTCGCAAGTCTGGTACGAGCGAGCCCTGAAGGCAGATCCGAACCATGTGCTGACCTGGCAATATTACGGTCTGTGGCAGATCGAGCAGGGCAACCGCGATCAAGCGCAATATCATTTGAGTCGGATCGCCGCGATTTGCGGGACGGGCTGCGAGGAGTATCGGTCGTTGGCCGCCGCGCTGGAGAAACCGCCCGGGACTGGCCTGGTTTATTAG
- a CDS encoding selenium-binding protein SBP56-related protein, with product MTMRPDPTFHASPKLAMEAPPESFAYTLLLSPDFSKPDALAVVDVKQGSPTYSQIVHTVTMPNKGDEFHHFGWNACSSSLSPLSGHAFLERRYLIIPGIRSSRIYVVDTKPDPTQARIHKIIEPEEIFRKTGYSRPHTIHCGPDGIYVSTLGGGGKDGTDGPPGVFIMDCETFEVLGRWEIDRGPQTLEYDFWWNLPRDYMVTSEWGLPPQFENGIVPEDLLSNKYGHRIHFWDLRARRNVQTIDLGANHQMALEVRPAHDPVREHGFLGIVVDSTNLEGSIWTWWREDGKFHIEKTATIPPEAAPKEQLPPLLQGFGAVPPLVTDIDLSMDDRFLYVSCWGTGEMRQYDVSDPRKPKLTGSVHTGGIVRRTPHPSGKTYAGGPQMVEISRDGKRVYWTNSLYSTWDNQFYPEGIPGAEVMANAGPNGGLELARDYWVGFPDGYRAHQIRLDGGDCSTDSFCYPSA from the coding sequence ATGACAATGAGGCCCGACCCGACGTTCCACGCATCGCCGAAGCTTGCAATGGAAGCGCCGCCCGAAAGCTTCGCCTATACCTTGCTGCTCAGCCCCGACTTCTCAAAACCCGATGCGCTCGCGGTGGTCGACGTGAAGCAGGGATCACCGACCTACAGCCAGATCGTCCACACGGTAACGATGCCGAACAAGGGCGACGAGTTTCACCATTTCGGATGGAATGCCTGCTCATCTTCCTTGTCGCCGCTCTCCGGACACGCATTCCTCGAACGGCGCTATCTGATCATCCCCGGCATCCGGTCCTCGCGCATTTATGTCGTGGATACCAAACCTGATCCGACCCAGGCCAGGATTCACAAAATCATCGAGCCCGAGGAAATCTTCAGGAAGACTGGATACTCGCGGCCGCACACGATCCACTGCGGTCCGGATGGCATCTACGTCAGCACGCTCGGCGGCGGTGGCAAGGATGGTACCGATGGACCGCCCGGTGTCTTCATCATGGACTGCGAGACGTTCGAGGTGCTCGGACGGTGGGAGATCGACCGTGGTCCGCAAACGCTGGAGTATGACTTCTGGTGGAACCTGCCGCGCGATTACATGGTGACCAGCGAGTGGGGATTGCCGCCGCAGTTCGAGAACGGGATCGTGCCAGAGGATCTGCTCTCGAACAAGTATGGCCACCGAATCCACTTCTGGGATCTGCGGGCGCGGCGAAACGTCCAGACCATCGATCTCGGCGCCAATCATCAAATGGCACTGGAAGTGCGGCCGGCGCACGATCCCGTTCGCGAGCACGGCTTCCTTGGCATCGTGGTCGACAGCACCAACCTCGAAGGCTCAATCTGGACCTGGTGGCGCGAGGACGGCAAGTTCCACATCGAGAAGACGGCGACGATTCCGCCGGAAGCGGCGCCCAAGGAACAGCTGCCACCCCTCTTGCAAGGCTTCGGCGCCGTGCCGCCGCTGGTCACCGACATCGACCTGTCGATGGATGACAGGTTTCTCTACGTCTCTTGCTGGGGCACCGGCGAGATGCGTCAATACGATGTCAGCGATCCCAGAAAGCCAAAGCTGACGGGCTCCGTGCATACCGGCGGCATTGTTCGCCGCACGCCTCATCCGAGCGGCAAGACTTATGCGGGCGGTCCCCAAATGGTCGAGATCAGCCGCGACGGCAAACGGGTGTACTGGACCAACTCCCTCTACTCGACCTGGGACAACCAGTTCTATCCCGAGGGAATACCGGGCGCCGAGGTCATGGCCAATGCAGGTCCAAACGGTGGCCTGGAATTGGCCAGGGATTATTGGGTGGGCTTCCCCGACGGCTACCGCGCGCATCAAATCCGGCTGGACGGCGGCGACTGCTCGACCGATTCGTTCTGCTATCCCTCGGCCTAG